A stretch of the Aphis gossypii isolate Hap1 chromosome 2, ASM2018417v2, whole genome shotgun sequence genome encodes the following:
- the LOC114124446 gene encoding uncharacterized protein LOC114124446, whose translation MGSPQQVPPHVQIVKRFRHCPLNLEPAGRVSIFCAIFQCAVVERNCRTILNTINFANVYQQIVQELCSSRESSLQHLKRVRYVPTKVDCGVQEKSEASSATISNMMDQFDLILADNNNSLTQLSNFSDFRRNIEFNKSRIFLPLKFDFIPPRSLLKDNTIEWVYYTLSEDFDKFKKIVLNKNHNISKTKTFRRLVSIVRKLPNRMFHEKHEALYRCHIDKLHIIQHLLNTFIEKINKSKNHIIHFLVFLNVLFREFFDVDELLKIQVYDMFIEFSHFIRICLFYKNKVNMKWLPEVWNNCFYYSCFLVENILFNNNGKLFTFVDWSTVPDIKSLVKILLYDNQRRLAHIAHIEYLGYHNNSLNKIH comes from the exons ATGGGAAGTCCGCAGCAGGTACCTCCTCATGTTCAAATTGTAAAAAGATTTCGCCATTGTCCattgaatt TGGAGCCTGCTGGAcgtgtttcaattttttgcgCTATATTCCAATGTGCTGTTGTCGAGAGAAATTGCCGTACCATTTTGAACACAATCAATTTTGCTAACGTCTATCAACAA ATCGTCCAAGAATTGTGTAGTTCTAGAGAATCAAGTTTGCAACATCTTAAAAGAG TTAGGTACGTACCTACTAAAGTGGATTGTGGTGTTCAAGAAAAATCCGAAGCTTCTTCAGCTACTATATCTAATATGATGGaccaatttgatttaatattagctgataataataattcactgACACAACTATCCAATTTTAGTGATTTTAGAAGAAACatcgaatttaataaatcaagaaTATTCTTACCActcaaatttgattttattcctCCACGTTCGTTATTAAAGGACAATACAATTGAATgggtgtattatacattaagtgaagattttgataaatttaaaaaaattgtattgaataaaaatcataatatttccaAAACGAAAACATTCAGGAGATTGGTTTCTATAGTAAGAAAGTTGCCAAATCGTATGTTTCATGAAAAACACGAAGCCCTTTATCGGTgccatattgataaattacatattattcaacatttgCTTAATacgtttatagaaaaaataaataaatctaaaaaccaTATCATACATTTTCTGGTATTTTTGAACGTTTTATTTCGTGAATTTTTTGATGTTGacgagttattaaaaatacaggtTTATGATATGTTCATAGAGTTTTCACACTTTATTCgaatatgtttgttttataaaaataaagtaaatatgaaATGGCTCCCTGAAGTAtggaataattgtttttattacagttGTTTTTTAGtagagaatattttatttaataacaatggtaaattgtttacttttgTGGATTGGTCAACAGTGCCGGATATAAAAAgtttggttaaaatattattatatgacaacCAAAGGCGTTTAGCACATATAGCACATATAGAATATCTTGGATACCACAACAATTCGTTGaacaaaattcattaa
- the LOC114124587 gene encoding uncharacterized protein LOC114124587, whose amino-acid sequence MVLDSEDAKLRLIERKIKTLNITLDNMKIFVSKFNLEVNNPNQVDIRLDELESMMRSFLSLQDELELLVDKKDEDRVSERLLFQEKWFDVKAALKELGQHIENQSDTSGVSSKSTVFKGANNFPLRLPAIVAPTFDGDLQQWSSFIDSFNAMFHNNSGLAPVQKFHYLKSSLTGPASDVVKTIPITDNNYNQAYQKLVERYENPGLIIQSHIRALFDTPKLQEASASQLHKLHHHVTTHVRALESLNQPISSWDAWLVTLLCCRLDSVTVSEWQLKQTTKTLPTFKDFESFLSSRVIAYEAGDTACGSNDKMLKGRHPGRGGERRTLLSNVPSSPDQCRVCNGNHKIFACDKFKQLSVHDRKKIVNKYNLCFKCLYPGHSVRSCKSSWNCSKCNRWHNTLLHDNVSSDKTVERVDQVSAEEPKEGDALLQGSTSRTAMYVNAMNSHVVLSTAIVHITSTHRKLICRAVLDCGSQVSFVTEECAKKLCLTFHKSDMHVTGIGQTSTTSTSTASVNLHSRIGEFNTRVDLFVLPVITSNLPSCQLNTATLKIPNHVKKSLADPQFDQPGPIDLLLGADVFFEVLKGERIEVSEQASAHSTALGWIITGRLQANIVHPRASTLLQTTLSMNHSSALSLFSSIKGKRYQEQLEAEEQFTTTVQRNSEGRFIVRLPLSKGRQELGNSLNMARTRFLNLERRLLKNQTLAKNYNDFILEYLSMGHMEKIEDPSEEGCYYLPHHAVIKQNSLTTKTRVVFDASADTTSGLSLNDILLCGPTVQCDLYSILLRFRTHSVVLTADVEKMYRQVLVAPDDQDLQRILYRSNPQEPLAHYRLCTVTYGTKSAPFLATRCLLQISDSVDDETTKRAIKQDFM is encoded by the coding sequence ATGGTTCTGGATAGTGAAGATGCCAAGCTGCGCTTGATTGAAAGGAAGATCAAAACGCTCAACATCACGTTAGACAATATGAAGATTTTTGTATCCAAATTCAATTTGGAGGTCAACAATCCTAATCAAGTGGACATTCGATTAGATGAGCTTGAGTCTATGATGCGGTCCTTTCTGTCGTTGCAGGATGAGCTGGAGTTATTAGTGGATAAAAAAGATGAGGACAGGGTATCAGAAAGATTACTTTTTCAAGAAAAATGGTTTGATGTAAAGGCTGCGCTCAAAGAACTGGGACAGCACATTGAGAACCAATCGGATACTTCAGGTGTCAGCAGTAAGTCAACAGTCTTTAAAGGAGCCAACAATTTTCCTCTGAGACTGCCAGCTATAGTTGCTCCAACGTTTGATGGAGATTTGCAACAATGGTCATCATTCATTGACAGCTTTAATGCAATGTTTCACAACAACTCGGGATTAGCTCCAGTGcagaaatttcattatttaaagtcTTCGTTAACTGGACCAGCTAGTGATGTTGTGAAAACTATTCCAATTACAGACAACAACTACAATCAAGCGTATCAGAAATTGGTTGAAAGATATGAGAATCCTGGTTTAATCATACAATCCCATATTAGAGCATTGTTTGATACACCCAAACTTCAAGAAGCTTCAGCAAGTCAGTTACACAAATTGCATCATCATGTTACCACTCATGTTCGAGCCTTAGAATCTCTGAATCAACCAATTTCAAGCTGGGATGCGTGGCTAGTCACATTGTTGTGTTGCCGTTTGGATAGTGTCACAGTGTCTGAATGGCAACTTAAGCAAACGACAAAAACATTACCAACGTTTAAAGACTTTGAGAGTTTCTTGTCAAGTAGAGTCATTGCATATGAAGCCGGAGATACAGCTTGTGGCTCAAATGACAAAATGCTTAAAGGAAGACACCCAGGTCGAGGAGGAGAGCGCCGTACTCTGCTGTCTAATGTTCCAAGTTCTCCGGATCAATGTCGTGTGTGCAAcggaaatcataaaatatttgcctGTGACAAGTTTAAGCAGCTATCTGTACATGATAGAAAAAagatagttaataaatataatttatgtttcaaaTGCCTGTATCCAGGTCATTCAGTTCGATCCTGTAAATCTTCTTGGAATTGTTCAAAATGCAATCGATGGCATAACACTTTGTTGCACGACAACGTTAGCAGTGACAAGACAGTGGAGAGAGTAGACCAAGTTTCAGCTGAAGAGCCAAAGGAAGGTGATGCACTGTTGCAAGGTAGCACTTCAAGAACTGCTATGTATGTCAATGCGATGAATAGTCATGTGGTATTGTCAACTGCTATTGTTCACATAACTTCAACTCATAGGAAATTAATTTGTAGGGCAGTTCTTGATTGTGGATCACAAGTTAGCTTTGTAACAGAGGAATGtgcaaaaaaattgtgcctaacATTTCATAAGTCAGACATGCATGTTACAGGGATTGGACAAACAAGCACCACATCGACGTCTACGGCTTCAGTCAATTTGCATTCTCGAATTGGAGAATTCAATACAAGAgttgatttatttgtattaccaGTCATAACGAGCAATCTCCCTTCATGTCAACTTAATACTGCGACATTGAAAATTCCCAATCATGTCAAAAAGTCATTAGCAGACCCTCAATTCGACCAACCTGGACCAATTGATTTACTACTAGGGGCAGatgtattttttgaagttCTGAAAGGCGAAAGGATCGAAGTATCTGAACAAGCATCTGCTCATTCTACTGCTCTAGGCTGGATCATTACTGGAAGGTTACAAGCAAACATTGTGCATCCGAGGGCATCGACATTATTACAAACTACTTTGTCAATGAATCATAGTTCAGCCTTGTCTCTATTTAGTTCAATTAAAGGTAAAAGGTATCAAGAACAACTTGAAGCCGAGGAACAGTTCACAACAACAGTTCAAAGAAATAGTGAAGGCAGGTTCATAGTGAGACTTCCCCTTTCCAAAGGTCGTCAAGAATTGGGAAATTCGTTGAATATGGCTCGGACACGATTCCTCAATTTAGAACGACGGTTATTGAAGAACCAAACGTTAGCCAAAAATTACAATGACTTTATTCTTGAGTATTTGTCCATGGGGCATATGGAAAAAATTGAGGATCCTAGTGAAGAAGGTTGTTACTACTTACCCCATCATGcagtaattaaacaaaatagtcTAACTACCAAGACACGAGTTGTGTTTGACGCGTCCGCCGACACTACGTCAGGTTTGTCATTAAATGACATTCTGTTGTGCGGACCTACAGTACAATGTGATCTATATTCAATCCTTCTGCGCTTTAGGACTCACTCTGTGGTTTTGACCGCGGATGTGGAAAAGATGTACCGTCAGGTATTGGTTGCACCAGACGATCAAGATTTGCAACGCATTTTATATCGGTCAAATCCTCAAGAACCCTTAGCACATTATCGTTTGTGCACAGTGACTTATGGTACTAAATCTGCTCCATTTTTAGCGACACGTTGTCTACTTCAAATCAGTGATAGTGTTGACGACGAGACAACTAAACGTGCCATCAAGCAAGATTTTATGTAG